Proteins from a genomic interval of Lolium perenne isolate Kyuss_39 chromosome 1, Kyuss_2.0, whole genome shotgun sequence:
- the LOC127327927 gene encoding uncharacterized protein: MLDWVWSSLGHGSSPGSSSSSFASGRGKCFSSSMNGQCRSSPLYPGLLICHSEARLCIQDSSSVIQVHVVMIQICIREIILRKMKRQLFPYGAEKLGKKVL, from the exons ATGCTGGATTGGGTGTGGTCGTCTTTGGGCCATGGATCCTCACCAGGGTCGTCATCATCTTCTTTCGCCTCAGGACGCGGCAAGTGCTTCTCCTCCTCCATGAACGGCCAGTGTAGAAGCTCGCCTCTGTATCCAGGACTCCTCATCTGTCATTCAG AAGCTCGCCTCTGTATCCAGGACTCCTCATCTGTCATTCAG GTCCATGTAGTGATGATCCAGATTTGCATTCGGGAAATCATTCTGAGAAAAA TGAAGAGGCAGCTATTCCCATATGGTGCTGAGAAGTTAGGGAAGAAGGTGTTGTGA